One window of the Candidatus Binatus sp. genome contains the following:
- a CDS encoding cytochrome c-type biogenesis protein — protein MELPAKAWEDLLRLSEHITERNTLLNETHCPVEMTLRFFIAIGFVVATIVGSGGARQAIAAERPTQAQVSESLTCQCGCGLTVANCNMPTCSFAAPIRAEIDQMIGSGMSGAQIVAFYRHKFGEKVLSAPTAEGFNLLAWTMPFLAIVIGGGLIVLAFGRWRSAAGESAPATPAGIAIGFDPALRRRLEDDLKENS, from the coding sequence GTGGAGCTTCCGGCAAAGGCGTGGGAAGATTTGCTCAGGCTGAGCGAACACATTACTGAACGAAACACATTACTGAACGAGACACACTGTCCGGTCGAAATGACGCTTAGATTTTTCATAGCGATCGGATTCGTCGTCGCGACGATCGTTGGAAGCGGTGGGGCGCGTCAGGCGATCGCGGCGGAGAGGCCGACGCAGGCGCAGGTATCGGAGTCGCTGACGTGCCAGTGCGGATGCGGGCTGACGGTCGCCAACTGCAACATGCCGACCTGCAGTTTTGCGGCGCCGATTCGGGCCGAGATCGATCAGATGATCGGCAGCGGCATGAGCGGGGCGCAGATCGTTGCGTTCTATCGGCACAAGTTCGGCGAGAAAGTTTTGTCGGCGCCGACCGCCGAAGGATTCAATCTGCTGGCGTGGACGATGCCGTTCCTTGCGATCGTGATCGGCGGCGGATTGATCGTGCTGGCGTTCGGGCGCTGGCGCTCGGCGGCGGGTGAATCGGCGCCTGCGACGCCTGCGGGAATCGCGATCGGATTCGATCCGGCGCTCAGAAGACGGCTCGAGGACGACCTGAAGGAGAATAGCTGA
- the ccmI gene encoding c-type cytochrome biogenesis protein CcmI, which yields MFIAAAILIIAGVALFVAAPLGIGLIAPRDKSAAEVELNRHEHQRALAVQGLRELEFDREMGKLSDADYRSMHQELENRALTAMTAIEKIRHKSRDDAQKKQAVSRPTSTPVRVVMASTRRDAPTIFTPRAEPSLTTSARRIRFCPQCGTRAATDANFCAECGVALKSSARATNWNE from the coding sequence GTGTTTATCGCCGCGGCGATATTGATAATCGCGGGGGTCGCGCTGTTCGTGGCGGCGCCGCTCGGAATCGGCTTGATTGCGCCGCGCGACAAATCGGCGGCTGAGGTCGAGCTGAATCGGCATGAGCATCAGCGCGCGCTGGCGGTGCAGGGACTTCGCGAGCTCGAGTTCGATCGCGAAATGGGTAAGCTGTCGGACGCGGACTATCGCTCGATGCATCAAGAGCTCGAGAATCGCGCGCTGACGGCGATGACGGCGATCGAAAAGATTCGGCATAAGTCGCGCGACGATGCGCAGAAAAAGCAGGCCGTATCGCGACCGACGTCCACGCCGGTGCGGGTCGTGATGGCTTCGACGCGGCGCGACGCGCCGACGATATTCACGCCGCGCGCGGAGCCGTCGCTAACGACCAGCGCGCGGCGGATTCGATTTTGCCCGCAATGCGGCACGCGCGCCGCGACCGACGCGAACTTCTGCGCCGAGTGCGGCGTGGCGCTGAAATCATCGGCGCGCGCAACCAACTGGAACGAGTAG